DNA from Elaeis guineensis isolate ETL-2024a chromosome 2, EG11, whole genome shotgun sequence:
CAATGTAGAGACAATTATTATGAAGAGAGCCTTCAAACGGAACCCTAAAGTTAAATAATTATTTGACTAGGAGAAATaggaaaaataaaagaacaaACTAGAAATAAAGATCCTAGAAGATATTCTCTTTATTTATTGATAACGTCAGatattttattgttaataatGTATTTCATGAGTCAAATATAAATTCACATAATCCATATGAAGAAGGTCAATATCTATGACAAGTGATACTAAGTAAATCCCTGATCAAGCAACTCGATTGTGGCATGGTGCACCGCAAGAACTGAGGTAAGATACGGTTCAAGAGGAGCAAAATACAAGTTCTCTGACAATCGTCATGGATTAGGGCAAGGtaatcacacacacacacgtatatagatatatatcagGAAAGGTGCATCTCTAGACAAGGCACCTTTTGTACACGTTTCTTTATATCTGGACTGGGCACCTTTTGTACTTCTCCCCTCAGCATCTTCCCTTCTTATTATTGAGATTCGGCTAAGATTGGTCAGAATTTGATGATTCCTACTCAGCAGTGTCCCAGTGCATGCATGACAAAATCATATTCCTGATGCTCAAACGCAAAGTCCTGATGGAAAAACTACACCAATTGCATGATTTAATAACCGAAATTATGCCAAATAAGATCCCCTATTTAAAGCATATATGTAGAAATATCCTAAGCATGATAGTAAGAAACGTGAAATAGTTCTCATCAATGGAAGCAAGTGCGAAATCTTTCACATGATCAAGACAATCGATCACTTAAAATTCGAACTCTGAAGCTTAAAAATATCAAAACAACAATTAAAGCCAGAAAAGGATAAAGAAATGCTAAGATTTATGTTCCTCGGATTGGGGTGGATCTAGGGTTTCAATAGAAGAACCCCCCACCCCCACCAccaccaaaagaaaagaaaaaacaatcaagacTCCTGTCAAAACACATATTCGAAAATAATCCGCAAATAACTACCAAAAATGGATCTTCCATGAGAAAAACGAATTCTTTTGCCACATGGGAGAAGCATGGGAGAAATTTCGAATCGCTCCTGCATGCCAATCGGAGGAGAGGAGTTACTCACCTCGCCGAGTTCGTCCGATCTCCATTAAAGCCACCAAAATATCTTAAATTTCCCCTTCAGGATTTATCCTTCCATCGTTCAGAGTGGAGTCCGGATTAGGGCATCTAGAGATGAAAATGGAGACAAGAGGGGAAAGATAGAGCGGAAAGAAGATTCCGCATTCAGGGGATTCTTATCTAAGAGAGAAACAGATAAAGGAACTCGGGACCAAGCACAGAGCGATTCGCGATTCCTCGGAGGATTCACGTTTTatctttcacaaaaaaaaatgattcaCCTTCTTTTGCAACATCAACCGTTGGATCGCACGATGAGACGCGGCAGAAACAATTTGGAATGCTTTAAGAGTTGTGGATTGGGCGATCCAACGCTTGATGTTACGAAACATATCGATCATTCTTTCtcgtgaaagatacaacccgaacccttTGTCGGAACTACCAAGCATCACGCTGCCACCACACGTGCTACATCGCAGGACAACTTCGCTGGACACGTGCAACTAGGGCCGTTAACGAATTGGATACGATCGAACCCACCGCTACTCAAAATCGGCTGTTTCGAATTGTCGTTTAATTTGTGTTCAATTCCaattcaaatatatttaaaaaatttttatttgagatcaattttattaagcttattatttttaaattaaactcgaATCCAATTCATttagaataatataaaaaataaatattttaaaaaaaattaaaaaaaaatcatattaactCTATGCAAGACACCGTCCATATCTTGTTGGACTTTTCCAACCACTCCATCGAACGTCGAAATCCTCTCTGTCACTGTCAAAATATCCTCTCCTTCGACATCGATGGCTTGCACCTCCTCATCGGAGATACCTCCAAACTGTCGAACATTATCGAGTCCTCTGCTGTTGGCCCTATAGAGAAGCCACCGCACCGGACCAATCTCAGTGCTCGCAGCCTCCACAACCTCGACCATGGCAACCTCCGCCTCTGTACCGAAAATCTCAATTTTGAAAGCTACAACAACAGTGGGATCGGGATCGAAGAGATTAGGAGATGGACACCGAAAGAGGATGATCAGAGACTGGAGGCACAGCcgtgggggaggaggaggaggccgcGGTGGTGGAGGGCGGAGGCGAAATTCTCGCCACCGCTGCCATGGCTGATAGGGTGGGATGGATGGCGGAGCCAGTTCATGCGTGTGGTGCGGGAGGACGGCTGGATCATACTCACGATGATTCAGATCGAGCGGCCGGAGGTCCTCCACACCTCCCGTCGCGAAGAGAAGCGGAGAGGTCAAGGgatgaaatgaaatgaaatgagACTGTCAGAGGGTTAGGATTTGAGTGTAAGAGAGTATAtatagactaggattaattaatcaattgatcacCACCATCGAATCATTGATCTGATGGTGATTATTAAGACTTatgtatataatattataatatgtagtatacattatatatactaaaaaaatatactaaaaaaatatattaaaaaattataaaaaataaatatattagtaaaatatatataaatatataatatatttatttattttatcgaGTTTTTATCGATTCGAAGACGAT
Protein-coding regions in this window:
- the LOC114912647 gene encoding uncharacterized protein; amino-acid sequence: MQDTVHILLDFSNHSIERRNPLCHCQNILSFDIDGLHLLIGDTSKLSNIIESSAVGPIEKPPHRTNLSARSLHNLDHGNLRLCTENLNFESYNNSGIGIEEIRRWTPKEDDQRLEAQPWGRRRRPRWWRAEAKFSPPLPWLIGWDGWRSQFMRVVREDGWIILTMIQIERPEVLHTSRREEKRRGQGMK